Proteins from a single region of Cryptococcus neoformans var. grubii H99 chromosome 5, complete sequence:
- a CDS encoding carboxypeptidase D: protein MWSKILTTALLVFALGSVVGAARDPLGLRGRRPAVLAAKKEAKREALAGEMLRMEESRALVEKHREKKFYNNKTSEFFVYSLPDVPCELGETYSGLIPIDHRNQSEALFFVFQPKLGKASNDLTIWLNGGPGCSSLEGWFQENGLWTWKPGTYAPVVNPYSWVNLTNMLWVEQPIGTGFSIGTPKAKTEEEIALDFIKWFKNFQNLFGIKNYKIYVTGESYAGRYVPYISAAMLDAKDKTYYNLCGALMYDPTIGETITVQEMIPTYPFVEANSNLFSFNKTIMAELKDIHESCGYKEYIDRYLKFPPTENQPPLFFNYSDPKNITCAILDMVNELAFHVNPCFNIYGVNLMCPFLWDVLGMPTQLNYAPGGVYFNRSDVKAAMHAPQHIDWAGCAAIPVFVGGEDGPQGNGDLSRDPIQEVLPKVIEATNRVLVSNGDLDMVIITNGTLLAIQNMTWNGKLGFQSAPSEYIFIDIDDTEWPPVFDSNGFDGYPGTQGVMGIQHYERGLMWAETFQSGHMQPQYQPRSTYRHLQWLLGHIDKL from the exons ATGTGGTCCAAAATACTAACGACCGCCTTGCTGGTTTTCGCTCTGGGTTCAGTCGTTGGAGCCGCTAGAGACCCCCTTGGTCTTCGTGGTCGAAGACCTGCTGTTCTTGCGGCAAAGAAAGAGGCTAAAAGGGAGGCCCTCGCTGGAGAAATGTTGAGAATGGAGGAAAGCCGTGCATTGGTGGAGAAGCATCGAGAAAAGAAGTTTTACAACAACAAAACCTCCG AATTCTTCGTCTACTCACTTCCTGATGTCCCGTGCGAGCTCGGTGAGACCTATAGCGGCCTCATACCTATCGATCACCGCAACCAGTCCGAAgctcttttttttgttttccaGCCGAAATTGGGAAAAGCCTCCAATGATCTTACAATTTGGCTCAACGGTGGTCCCGGATGTAGTTCTCTAGAGGGTTGGTTCCAAGAGAACGGTTTATGGACTTGGAAACCTGGAACATATGCGCCTGTTGTGAATCCCTACTCATGGGTAAATTTAACTAACATGCTCTG GGTAGAGCAACCTATTGGCACTGGGTTTTCAATCGGTACGCCTAAGGCTAAgaccgaagaagagattgcATTGGATTTTATCAAATGGTTCAAGAACTTCCAGAATCTCTTTGGAATCAAAAACTATAAAATTTACGTCACTGGAGAATCATATGCAGGTCGCTATGTACCTTATATCAGCGCAGCAATGTTAGACGCGAAAGACAAAACATATTATAATCTTTGTG GGGCCCTTATGTACGACCCTACTATCGGTGAAACCATCACTGTACAAGAAATGATCCCTACCTATCCTTTCGTCGAAGCCAATTCCAATCTTTTCAGTTTTAACAAGACTATCATGGCTGAACTCAAAGATATCCATGAGAGCTGCGGCTATAAGGAGTATATCGACAGGTACCTCAAGTTTCCTCCGACTGAAAACCAGCCCCCACTCTTTTTTAACTACAGTGATCCCAAGAACATAACATGTGCCATCCTCGATATGGTGAATGAACTGGCCTTCCATGTCAACCCTTGTTTCAATATTTACGGGGTT AACCTCATGTGTCCGTTCCTGTGGGATGTCCTCGGTATGCCTACTCAGCTCAACTATGCACCTGGTGGTGTCTACTTCAACAGATCCGACGTTAAAGCTGCTATGCACGCACCCCAGCATATTGACTGGGCCGGTTGTGCAGCCATCCCTGTCTTTGTTGGGGGTGAAGATGGGCCTCAAGGTAACGGAGACTTGTCACGGGATCCTATTCAGGAGGTCTTGCCTAAGGTTATTGAGGCTACGAATAGGGTTTTAGTCAGCAATGGTGACTTAG ATATGGTTATCATTACCAATGGCACCCTTCTTGCCATACAGAATATGACTTGGAATGGGAAGCTTGGTTTCCAGTCTGCCCCCTCGGAATACATTTTTATCGATATCGACGACACTGAGTGGCCACCTGTCTTTGACAGCAACGGCTTCGACGGATACCCCGGTACTCAGGGCGTGATGGGCATTCAG CACTACGAGCGAGGCCTTATGTGGGCTGAAACTTTTCAATCAGGCCACATGCAACCTCAGTACCAACCACGATCTACTTATAGGCACCTGCAGTGGCTCCTTGGCCATATAGACAAACTCTAA